In one Sesamum indicum cultivar Zhongzhi No. 13 linkage group LG12, S_indicum_v1.0, whole genome shotgun sequence genomic region, the following are encoded:
- the LOC105175138 gene encoding germacrene-D synthase isoform X1, whose product MEFESLNVPIFTKEVDIDEIRRAIKYHPSVWGKYFLTYASTEISSAEEEELQRQKNMVRTMLAQTPDDSLQKLELIDVVQRLGSGYHFEEEIDKSLRYIHDTYLEYTSKDNDLRTTALRFRLLRQQGYPLSCDVFDKFLDGEGNFEESLVENVEGLLELYEAAHFGVHGEEILDKAMEFSSSKLKYLLPNMNCSLSTRVKAALETSIRKSLSRLGPKKFIPMYQHDKSCNEILLNFAKLDYNIVQKLHQKELSEITRWWRALDFANKLSFARDRVAECYFWIVEVYFEPRYHKARIMLTKILNMTSILDDIYDVYGTLDDLQVFTDLVQRWDANALEQVPAYLKICYEALSDVYIEMENEVKEIGELYRVQYAKEEMKKLVRAYLEETKWSYSKDTPTMEEYMKVAIVTATYMMLSTTSLVGMGNLVTKKDFDWVTSEPLLVIASSAVCRLTNDVVGYGFEQKRAAVHCYMNQYGVSKEEAVVEIRKLTKKAWKDMNQECLQPTPVSVPVLTRVVNLARIVHLFYDYADEYSNSKINIKDVIYDVLVEPL is encoded by the exons ATGGAATTTGAGTCATTAAATGTTCCAATTTTCACTAAGGAAGTTGATATAGATGAGATCCGTCGAGCAATCAAGTATCATCCAAGCGTCTGGGGAAAATATTTCTTGACATATGCTTCTACG GAAATCTCTTCTGCAGAAGAGGAAGAACTgcaaagacaaaaaaacatGGTGAGGACAATGCTGGCTCAGACGCCTGATGATTCGCTTCAGAAATTAGAACTTATTGACGTAGTTCAACGCCTTGGCTCTGGTTATcattttgaagaagaaattgacaaatcGTTACGGTACATACATGACACTTACTTAGAGTACACTAGTAAAGACAATGATCTTCGTACTACTGCTCTTCGTTTCCGTTTACTCAGACAACAAGGTTATCCCCTCTCATGTG ACGTGTTTGACAAATTTCTAGACGGTGAAGGAAATTTTGAGGAGTCATTGGTCGAAAATGTTGAAGGACTGTTAGAGTTATACGAAGCAGCACATTTTGGAGTACATGGGGAGGAAATACTTGACAAAGCAATGGAGTTTTCCTCCTCTAAACTTAAGTATTTACTTCCAAACATGAACTGTTCTCTCTCCACACGAGTTAAAGCTGCCCTGGAGACCTCAATTCGCAAGAGTTTGAGTAGGTTGGGACCCAAGAAATTCATTCCTATGTACCAGCACGACAAATCATGTAATGAGATACTGCTGAATTTTGCGAAATTGGACTACAACATTGTCCAAAAACTTCATCAAAAAGAGCTAAGTGAGATTACAAG GTGGTGGAGGGCTTTAGACTTCGCAAATAAATTGTCTTTTGCAAGGGATAGAGTGGCGGAGTGCTACTTTTGGATAGTGGAAGTTTATTTTGAGCCCCGTTACCATAAAGCAAGAATAATGCTAACCAAAATTCTCAACATGACTTCCATTCTTGACGACATTTATGATGTCTATGGAACATTAGATGATCTTCAAGTTTTTACAGATCTCGTTCAAAG ATGGGATGCTAATGCTTTAGAGCAGGTGCCAGCGTACTTGAAAATATGTTATGAAGCCCTTTCAGATGTGTATattgaaatggaaaatgaagtcAAAGAAATAGGCGAATTGTACCGTGTTCAATATGCGAAAGAAgag ATGAAAAAGTTGGTGCGAGCATATTTAGAAGAGACAAAATGGTCTTACAGTAAGGATACACCGACGATGGAGGAATACATGAAGGTGGCCATCGTAACTGCTACTTATATGATGTTGTCAACAACTTCCTTGGTTGGTATGGGAAACCTAGTAACCAAAAAAGACTTTGACTGGGTAACAAGCGAGCCACTGCTTGTAATAGCATCCTCAGCTGTTTGTAGATTAACCAACGACGTGGTTGGATATGGg TTTGAACAAAAACGCGCAGCAGTGCATTGTTACATGAACCAATACGGTGTTTCAAAGGAAGAAGCTGTTGTCGAAATTAGGAAACTGACCAAGAAAGCGTGGAAGGATATGAATCAGGAATGTCTTCAACCGACACCAGTCTCTGTGCCAGTCCTGACGCGTGTTGTCAATCTTGCTCGCATCGTACATCTTTTCTATGACTATGCCGATGAGTATAGcaattccaaaattaatataaaagacGTGATATACGACGTGCTCGTTGAGCCCTTGTGA
- the LOC105175138 gene encoding beta-caryophyllene synthase isoform X2: MEFESLNVPIFTKEVDIDEIRRAIKYHPSVWGKYFLTYASTEISSAEEEELQRQKNMVRTMLAQTPDDSLQKLELIDVVQRLGSGYHFEEEIDKSLRYIHDTYLEYTSKDNDLRTTALRFRLLRQQGYPLSCDVFDKFLDGEGNFEESLVENVEGLLELYEAAHFGVHGEEILDKAMEFSSSKLKYLLPNMNCSLSTRVKAALETSIRKSLSRLGPKKFIPMYQHDKSCNEILLNFAKLDYNIVQKLHQKELSEITRWDANALEQVPAYLKICYEALSDVYIEMENEVKEIGELYRVQYAKEEMKKLVRAYLEETKWSYSKDTPTMEEYMKVAIVTATYMMLSTTSLVGMGNLVTKKDFDWVTSEPLLVIASSAVCRLTNDVVGYGFEQKRAAVHCYMNQYGVSKEEAVVEIRKLTKKAWKDMNQECLQPTPVSVPVLTRVVNLARIVHLFYDYADEYSNSKINIKDVIYDVLVEPL, from the exons ATGGAATTTGAGTCATTAAATGTTCCAATTTTCACTAAGGAAGTTGATATAGATGAGATCCGTCGAGCAATCAAGTATCATCCAAGCGTCTGGGGAAAATATTTCTTGACATATGCTTCTACG GAAATCTCTTCTGCAGAAGAGGAAGAACTgcaaagacaaaaaaacatGGTGAGGACAATGCTGGCTCAGACGCCTGATGATTCGCTTCAGAAATTAGAACTTATTGACGTAGTTCAACGCCTTGGCTCTGGTTATcattttgaagaagaaattgacaaatcGTTACGGTACATACATGACACTTACTTAGAGTACACTAGTAAAGACAATGATCTTCGTACTACTGCTCTTCGTTTCCGTTTACTCAGACAACAAGGTTATCCCCTCTCATGTG ACGTGTTTGACAAATTTCTAGACGGTGAAGGAAATTTTGAGGAGTCATTGGTCGAAAATGTTGAAGGACTGTTAGAGTTATACGAAGCAGCACATTTTGGAGTACATGGGGAGGAAATACTTGACAAAGCAATGGAGTTTTCCTCCTCTAAACTTAAGTATTTACTTCCAAACATGAACTGTTCTCTCTCCACACGAGTTAAAGCTGCCCTGGAGACCTCAATTCGCAAGAGTTTGAGTAGGTTGGGACCCAAGAAATTCATTCCTATGTACCAGCACGACAAATCATGTAATGAGATACTGCTGAATTTTGCGAAATTGGACTACAACATTGTCCAAAAACTTCATCAAAAAGAGCTAAGTGAGATTACAAG ATGGGATGCTAATGCTTTAGAGCAGGTGCCAGCGTACTTGAAAATATGTTATGAAGCCCTTTCAGATGTGTATattgaaatggaaaatgaagtcAAAGAAATAGGCGAATTGTACCGTGTTCAATATGCGAAAGAAgag ATGAAAAAGTTGGTGCGAGCATATTTAGAAGAGACAAAATGGTCTTACAGTAAGGATACACCGACGATGGAGGAATACATGAAGGTGGCCATCGTAACTGCTACTTATATGATGTTGTCAACAACTTCCTTGGTTGGTATGGGAAACCTAGTAACCAAAAAAGACTTTGACTGGGTAACAAGCGAGCCACTGCTTGTAATAGCATCCTCAGCTGTTTGTAGATTAACCAACGACGTGGTTGGATATGGg TTTGAACAAAAACGCGCAGCAGTGCATTGTTACATGAACCAATACGGTGTTTCAAAGGAAGAAGCTGTTGTCGAAATTAGGAAACTGACCAAGAAAGCGTGGAAGGATATGAATCAGGAATGTCTTCAACCGACACCAGTCTCTGTGCCAGTCCTGACGCGTGTTGTCAATCTTGCTCGCATCGTACATCTTTTCTATGACTATGCCGATGAGTATAGcaattccaaaattaatataaaagacGTGATATACGACGTGCTCGTTGAGCCCTTGTGA